From Treponema vincentii F0403, the proteins below share one genomic window:
- a CDS encoding DUF1667 domain-containing protein: MKEFTCVSCPMGCRLRATEKDGAYTIEGYSCKRGLEYGLQEMKDPRRNISSTVYVKNGFLAALPVKTAAPIPKGMIFQVMEEINKITVTAPVKTGAVIIPDVLHTGIDIVATRDMPRLRAIHNS; the protein is encoded by the coding sequence ATGAAAGAATTTACCTGTGTTTCCTGCCCTATGGGGTGTAGGCTCCGTGCAACCGAAAAAGACGGCGCCTACACAATAGAAGGCTATAGCTGTAAGCGAGGCCTTGAATACGGCTTGCAGGAAATGAAAGACCCCCGAAGAAATATCAGCTCGACGGTATATGTTAAAAACGGCTTTTTAGCGGCGCTCCCCGTTAAAACTGCCGCACCTATTCCCAAAGGCATGATTTTTCAGGTGATGGAAGAAATCAATAAAATAACGGTAACGGCGCCTGTTAAAACGGGAGCCGTTATTATCCCCGATGTACTGCATACCGGCATCGACATTGTCGCAACCCGCGACATGCCGCGCCTGAGAGCAATTCATAATTCATAA